The nucleotide sequence TTTTGGGAAACACCGTGCTTTGGATTATATATCTGATCACATTACGGACGGTTTCGTATTTGCCTTTAAGGCAATGGGACCTGTTATTCCGATAGCCGGTTTCTTCTTTCTGGGAAGCTCGGACTTTTCTGGGAGTATTCTTTCTTTGGCAGAGGGGGAGAAACCAGCCTTCTTGTTCGATTTAGTGAAGGCGAGTCAGGAATACTTGCCACAAAACGAATACCTGGCAGCGTTTAGTATTCTTTTAGTTGGAATTATAACAGGACTTGACGGTTCTGGTTTTTCTGGCTTACCTTTAACAGGCGCATTAGCCTCGGCCTTATCAACAAGCGATATCGCTCCGTCTACACTAGCAGCTATAGGACAAATGGGAACCATTTGGACTGGTGGAGGTACTATTGTAGCATGGTCTTCGCTAATCGCAATTGCAGGCTTTTGTAACATTCCTGTCATGGAGCTTGTCCGAAAGAACTTTATTCCGGTTATGCTCGGTCTTCTCGCGTCAACAGGATTAGCACTTGTCCTATTTTAGAAAAGTAAAAAACTAGAGCCTCATCTCAAGGCTCTAGTTTTATTTGGCTATTGCAATTAACATAAAGCGATGTTGTTGGATATCTAAATATCCATCCTGCTGAATTTGATCATGAACACGAGATAGCTTCTCCTCATAATCCTTTATTTTGAAACCAGGGATTTGCCAAGGAATAGCTTTTAAGTAATACAACAGTGCGCCGATGTCATAAAATCGTTGTTTAGGAAAGTACTCACTCTTATGAACAATTTCAAAACCTGCATTCTCTAGTTCATTGATAGCATAGTCTAAGTTCCAATGGCTATATTCTGGATTGATTGGAGCGCCTAAACACGTATTGATGTCATTACAATCCAGACCTCCGACCTGTTGAGTAACAAAGATACCTTTTGGTCGAAGGATACGCTTTAGTTCAGGTACGGAGTAGGATTCGTGTTTATTCGTTATAAAGTCAAATAAGTTAGACTCAAAGGGAAGGGTGTCATCGTCTTGAATGGCATATACTTTTACTCCTAATGGCTCGAGTCGATTCTTTGCAATGGGAACATTCGGTTCGTAACCTTCTGTTGCATAGATTTGAGCTGGAAAAGGACGCAAAGACGATAATAATTCGCCCCCACCAGTTCCCATATCTAACATGGAAGTGGCTTGTTGCATATAAGGGAGTACAATACTTCCATAAGACCAGGGCAGTAACTCCGTCTGTACTCGACCTGTCTCTGAAATATAAGAAAAGTCCCAACCGGAAAAAGGCTGATTAAATTCCTCTACATAAAAGGAAAAAGGTATGGATTTTATCATTTTACATTCCTCCATTTCTTTGATTAGTCACGTCAAAGGTTCTATGGAGGAGCTCGTGAGCGTTGTTATGGTTCATATGGATTATGAAACAAATAGTTTCCTCCTCATTGGATCTGTTTTTACTAGTGTAACATAAGAAAGGAGAAGTCCGTTTAACTATGGTCCAGCTTTGCAAATATGGTACGATTAACAACAAAAGATAAGAGGGGGAGTTTCTATGAGGGCGTATGTTCACCAGGGTACTGAACTTGCTGTGAAGGATATAAACGAACCTACTGTAGGAGATCATGATGTGAAAGTAATGCTGAAAGTAGCAGGACTAAACCATCGTGATTTGAACATTCCGAAGAGAAGAGGAGATCAACCTGAACCTCTAGTATTAGGGTCAGATGGAGCTGGAGTAGTCACGGATGTCGGAAAGAACGTTACTAGTGTAACAGTTGGCGATGAGGTTTTGATTAATCCTGGTGTTGGTTGGAAAGAAAAAAGTGACGCACCACCTGTAGGCTTCGAAATTGTGGGGATGCCCGATCATGGGACTTTTGCTGAGTATTATGTGTGTAAAGAAGATGGCGTATTACCAAAGCCAGGGCATTTAACGTGGGAGGAAGCTGGTGTTTTATCATTAGCAGGATTGACTGGCTATAGGGCATTGTTTACGAAAGCACAGTTGAAAGAGGGAGACACCGTATTTATTCCAGGTGCAGGTAGTGGTGTGGTGACTTTAATGATTCAATTCGCAAAGGCAATTGGTGCAAAAGTCATTGTTACATCTAGAAGTAAAGTGAAATTAGAAAAAGCACGTAATCTCGGAGCGGATATAACCTTAGATACGAATGGTAATTGGAATGAGGAACTAAAAGGGCAAACGATTGATGTAGTGGTTGAAAGTGTTGGAAAAGCGACTTTTAATCGATCTTTAGACGTATTGAAAAAAGGTGGAAGGATCGTAACTTTCGGCGCAACGACAGAAGATGAAGTGACGATAAATATTCGGAATTTCTTCTATGGACAATACCAACTCTTTGGAACAACGATGGGGAGCCACAAAGAACTCTCCGAAATGCTAGCCTTTACTGAAACACATCAAATACATCCGGTCGTCAGCCAAGTGTTTACATTAGATGAGACAGACAAAGCGTTCGCTTATTTATCTGACGCTAGTCAGTTTGGAAAGATCGGTTTACGAATATCCTAATAGGGAAAAACCTTTGGTCATGATTGGATCAAAGGTTTTACTTTTTCTATCAGTTTCCTTTACCGACTTGTGTTAAAGGAAATACTTGAGGTCTGATGCAATCTTTAGAGGATACAAAACCTGTTCCGATTTCATTTTAAAAGCCAGACTGGAAAAGCCTACTTTGAGGCTTTTCACACTAGCTAAACATTGGTGTGCTTGAGATTAATTCTACCCATTTACCCTTTCGGCTTAAATAAAATAGCTCCTATCATACCAAATACAATGGCGGATGTTATACCAGCACTCGTAATCTGGAACATACCTGTTAATACACCGATAATCCCGTGCTGTTCCGCCGCTTCCATCGCGCCATGGACTAAAGAGTTTCCAAAACTTGTGATTGGTACCGTAGCGCCTGCCCCTGCAAAATCGATAAGGGGTTCGTACCAACCGAAAGCATCCATCAATCCCCCGAAGACTACAAGTGTACATAACGTATGTCCAGGAGTTAACTTAAATACATCAAACATAATCTGGCCGATCACACAAAACAGCCCACCGACTATGAATGCCCATAAAAAAGTCATTTGTCATCCTCCTTTCTAATGTTCAATGGACACGGCGTGTGCAATGCACGGAATGGATTCTTTTTGTTGAGCGGACATAGGAGAAAGCAGCGCCCCTGTTGCTACAACGAGAATTTTCTTTAAATCGCCGTCCTTCAGTCGATTCACAAAATGGCCATAGGTTGCGACAGCTGAGCAGGCTGCTCCGCTGCCACCTGCTTGTACAGATTGTTCTTCTTTATAAATCGTTAAACCACAGTCTACAAAGGAATTGGGATCTATATTGGTTCCGTTTTTCTCAAATAGTCCAAGTGCAATATCTCGACCAATATGAGCTAAATCTCCTGTTATAATGAGATCATAGTAAGAAGCATCTATCCCTCGATCCGCTAAATGCGTTTCAATCGTATCTACAGCTGCTGGCGCCATGGCGCCGCCCATGTTCATTGGATCAGTTAGTCCTTGGTCTACCACTTTTCCGATGGTTGCGGAGGTTACCTTCGGACCATCTCCCTTTTGACTCAACAATGCAGCACCTCCGCCTGTAACGGTCCACTGAGAAGTGGGAGGTTTTTGGGCACCATATTCTGTTGGATACCGAAACTGTTTCTCAACTGCAGCATTGTGACTGGAGGCACCTGTTAGCACGTAATTAGCAGCCTGACTATTAATCATAAGAGCACTTAATGCCAAGCCTTCCATAGAAGTGGAGCAAGCACCGAACAAACCAAAGTAAGGAATTCCTAACGTGCGTGCTGCAAAACTAGTCGGTGTTATCTGGTTGATTAAATCTCCACCAAGAAAGAATTGAACGTCCTCTTTTGAAACACCTGCCTTATCAAGTGCTGTTTGACTAGCCTTCTCCAGCAAGACTTTATGTGCTTTTTCAAAAGAATCTTGATTCATCCAAAGATCATCATATAAGTAATCAAAGTCGTCTTTTATATTCCCATTCGCTTCAAATGGTCCCCCAACAGCACCTGTTGATATGATCACAGGCTTATTATCAAAGGTCCATGTGCTTTGTCCTGTTAACATTAAATAACCCCCCATTGGATGAGCAGAGTTTTAACGAGAGCTATGATGAATGCAGAAAATACCCCAACAAGGATGACGGAACCAGCTAATTTGAACATATTTCCGCCTACCCCTAGAACAAATCCTTCTGTTCGATGTTCAATGGCAGCAGAAATAACGGAGTTACCAAATCCTGATACTGGCACAGCTGAACCCGCTCCTGCAAACTGTGCGATTCGATCATATACTCCGAAACCTGTGAGGAGCATCGTTATAAAAATGATGGTTGCAACCGTCGGATTTCCTACATTTTGTTCTGTGAATTTGAAGAAATGTATATAGAAGGTGGAGATGAGTTGTCCAATAAAACAAATGGTTCCACCTACTAAAAAAGCTTTCATACAATTTTGCACGACTGGTCGTGGAATTTCTTTTTGTTTAGCAAATGATTGATATTGCTGTTGATTTAGTGATGTTTTTTGTTTTTTCTTATTAGACATACTGTAAACCCCTCTTGTTATGCTTCATCGTTCAATAAGTCTTGAATCGTTTTAAAATCTTTCTTTAATTCATCCTCATTCATATCTTTGTTTTGAATTTCCTTTTCTAGTTGATCTAGCTCTATAAATATTTTTTCATCCGAGGAAACGAATATTTTTTTTTCGGGAAAAGCCTTCTCCAACTTATTTTTCAATTCATCTTCTAATTTCGTCTCTCTAAATGAATCAAATTGTTTTACTTTAAAGGCCAACAAAACTTTTTCAGATGTATTAATTCCTCTTACCGCAGTGACCTCTTCGTTTTCCAGAATAGTCTTCTTAGCTTGAGTGGCAATGGACTGACTTACTGGTGCATCCTTATTCGTAACTTTTGTGAAATCTATATTAGTCCCTTGGGATTGGATGCGATTATCTTCTTGTTGATTACAGCCAACCAACGTAAGGCTTAAAAGAGCTATGGCCAACAAATGTTTCATTTTTATCACCATCTATTTTGTAGTTTCATGAAGTTTATTTCCTTTGATAGCTTTTGCTAGCTGAAAAAACTTTATGCTACTTTAGAATTTCCAAAAAGATACAAAAAACAAATCAAAAATTTTCGTTTTTGGGAAAAAATATGAAACTTTTTCCAGTGTTTATTCGTCTATAAAGTAAAGTTATTATAAAGATGTATCTACATATAAAAACAATATTCGATTTTTTTTACTTCACTGCAATAGTTGTAATGAAAACTTAATCGTTCTAACAGCTTTGTTCTAAAAAGTACAGCCGGAAAATGATTTGGACGGAGGAACGATATAGAAAGAAGTAAACCTCGTCATAATTGCTTTCTAGATCAGGTTGGAAAGGAGAGGGCATCCCTTTGATTCGAAAGAGGATAATTATAATAAGCATCATTGTAGTAGGATTGATTACATTTATCGGAATAAGTCAAATTACCAATGCCAAGTTGGTCGAACCAGTAAAAGTTTCCAAGCAAGTAGAAGATTTTGTATTGCATGTTCGAATTGAGCAAAATGAAAAGGGCTTTCAAGTATTACGTGCTTTAGAATACAAAGGAGAAGCAGAAGTTGAAATCCTTCATCGAACCCCTTTAATTTCTATTTCCATTGACCGAAATGATCATGATTTTACAGGTAGTCCTGTAAGTAGGAAGATGGATCCTGGGGACAAATATGCCCGGGACCCAAAATACTTTGAACCACTTGAAGAGGGAACCCACACCATTTTCATCCATGGGCAATTTTACGTGAACGATGAATTAATCAATATAGAGGAAAAACGGGAGATTACTTTTAAATAGGTTGGCGAAAATCTACCCTTCTTATGAAAAAACAGCTATGGAAAATCATAGCTGTTTTAATTTTATCTCTTATTAAAGCCTTTTGACTGGACGAAAGGGGTAACATCGGTGCGAATAGGGCTAGATAGCTTACGAATCATTTGATTAGACCATTCATCCAATCTTTTATTAGCGGGACGATTTTTGTAATAATCTTTAACCTCGTCATCAAATTGTTCTATCACATTGGTAAGAGAGGAGGCATCTGTGTATTTATTCTTAAAATAGTAGGCTTCCATAGGGAATCTTGGTTTTAGCTGTGGGTCATGGTTTGGTTCACCAACCGCGAGGCCAAACAGCGGAATAACATGTTTAGGTAGTTCCAGTAATCGGTCCACTTTTTCAATGTTATTGCGTAGACTCCCGATAAATACAGCTCCTAATCCAATTGCCTCAGCAGCCAGACAAGCGTTTTGTGCAGCTAATGCCGCATCAATAGTAGAAACTAAAAAGTGCTCTGTGTTCTCTAAATTTTCTTCTATTAGCTGTTTTTCCTCTGGCGATGATAGGTGGCTTACTTTATTTAAATCAGCACAGAATACGAATAGATGTCCGTTTTGTTCCACATAAGGCTGACCAGATACTTGAGCCAACTGTGTCTTGATGTCCAAATCATCCACTCCAATGATAGAATAGGCCATCATAAAGCTGGAAGTAGATGCTCGGCTAGCAGCCTCCACTATGACGCTTATCTCTTCTTCTGATAATGGACGATCCTTAAATTTACGGATGGAGCGATGTCCAAGTATGGTTTGAATAGTCTCGTTCATGAAATCATCTCCATTTTTAGTTGTTTAGGTTAATTTCAATTTGTTTTACCGGTTTTTCAGACTGAAACCAACCTTCTGTTGATGGATTTTCTAGTTGAGTGAAGTCCGCTAACGAAAGCTTAATTCTCTCATTATCAACCCATGAGGCTTGTTGGATTGGCAAAGTATAATCTAACGGATAGTCTTCAGACTCTATGGGTACAGGTTTCCATTCCTGTAAATCAAACACCATCACTTTATGTGTAGAAATCTGTTTTTCTTTTTTTGACTCTTGCCGTTCAAATAAAAGCATCATCATCGTCTTTTCCGGGGATATGGATGATTGTTTGAACTTGGCCATGTCTGTTAATAGAAAAGAACGTCCTTCCTCAGACTGATCTAGAAGCATGTAAGAGCATCGATTTTCGTAGCAAGAAAACTCCAACAAGTAATAAGGTTGCATTTCTGGAACTTCCATTTTCATCAGCTCCATTTGTTGGATCGCCTGCTGCTTATCTTCTAATCCTTGTAAATATTGGTCTAGTATCGGTACATAATCAAGGTTTATGGTAACTTGTTCATTAGGAATGGTGAATTCTAAGTACATTTTTTTCTCTTCATCCGAATTCTCCGTTCTTTCTTCTAATACAGGCTCTTCATTAACAGTCGATCCTGTTGCAATCGTTTCTTTTGTTACGGCAGCTTCCTCCTTATCGGAAGAACAAGCAGTGAGTAAAACAATAAAAAATATAAAAACGAAAACGATGAATCGTTTCAATACAACATCCCCTGTCCTGAAACCGTTATTGGTTTTGTTTTGGTTTACCAGGAATTATAAAATTTTCCTGGTGTGAATAACATACTACAATAGCCACGTCCAGCTCCAGCGCCCAGCAACTTGCGAGACTTCCCTCACCTCTGTATGATAACTGTTCGACGTTAGTCGAATTTCCTTAACCTTTGAGGATTAAGGATGGCCAACTAAAACCGGGCTATGTGCCCAACGTTGGCATACCCCTATGAAGGGGTATGTTTCCTTTATCTCCGACGTAAGAATGTTCGATTAAAACCGCCGCTCCTGAGCGGCAAGTCGAACCACCTGGCATGGCCAGGCGCAGTCCGTACGTGGCCCTGGCAAGGGGTCTGCAGACGTTGTCCGCAAAGGACGGTCTTAGTCTGTAATCCTTAACCCCGGGCGCCTGCGCTTTTGTTTTTCTATATGTCTCTTCAAATGAATCTGATGGATGATACGAATAGTTGGTCGGATCGCCAGTTGTCCACTCCCTATAATGAATAACCAGATACCAACATGTTTCCATTCCTCAAACAAAAACATAATACTTCCGATTAAAAACCAAATGGAAATAAGAAAGTCATTCAGATTATATAAAACCTGATATGGCTTCTTAAAGAATATATCAAAATTTCCTATATTAATGATACTCTCTTGTTCCTTTTTTTGCTTCTGATTCATCTTATTGCCTCCTTCTTTATGTGTATAACACAAATGAATTAGAACTAACCTTTTCCAAGGAAAAAAGTTCTATTTTCCAAAACGGTCGAATTCGCTTGAAAAATATGGCATAATAGAAGTAGAAAGGAGCTGCATGTATGGGTGAAATTATTGACTTCGAAATTAATAAGACAAAAAAACTCCTCCAGGCGATGTCGTGGAACAAAGGATTGGAGTATGAAGTCTTTCTAACGGTTGTGAACTTTGTCAATAAGTACTCCAATTATGAGCAGTATCCAGATGATTTCTTAACTACGGAGTCCTCTTTATGTGAATTATATAAAGGAGATTCCCGTCGATTTATAGCTACCTTCGATGAGTTGTTACAGTATTGGAGTCTTGATGCATTCACTTATAGACCGGACGAAATGGAGCAATTTAAAACGGTTGGAGATTTATGTGAATTTATTGATTTGAGGGTTAGTCAATAAAAATTAGTCGAGTTAAGAGGTAGATTCAAATGAAAACATTCAAATTAATATCCTTCGATATATTGGAAGAATCAAACAAACAGGTTGTCACCAAAAATATTCCGTTGTTAGATGGACTTATTATAAACCGGGAGGATGAGAACAATCAGTGGATTCTTGAAGCTTATTTAGACAGATCCTATTACGAATATTTTGATGAACTAATGGATTTGGAAGATAAAAAATTGATGGTTCAAGTGAAAATTACGAAAGAGTCCAATCAACCAGCGACCTTTTTAGTATCCATCATTGGTTTAAACTACATCGATAACTATATGAATGTGCTTTTAATGGGAACCATCGTTGATCGAAAGCAAGGAGATATGGAAAGGAAATTAAAGCAATTAATAGAGGAAGGCTATGAAGGAACAGCTTTATTAGAAAAATTTAAAGAACTGGCTCACGATTAGAAGACTCATTTTCCCTTGAGAAAATGGGTTCTTTATTTATATTATAGCAAATTATAAAATTTGCCTGGAGTGGATAAACATA is from Radiobacillus kanasensis and encodes:
- a CDS encoding class I SAM-dependent methyltransferase, yielding MIKSIPFSFYVEEFNQPFSGWDFSYISETGRVQTELLPWSYGSIVLPYMQQATSMLDMGTGGGELLSSLRPFPAQIYATEGYEPNVPIAKNRLEPLGVKVYAIQDDDTLPFESNLFDFITNKHESYSVPELKRILRPKGIFVTQQVGGLDCNDINTCLGAPINPEYSHWNLDYAINELENAGFEIVHKSEYFPKQRFYDIGALLYYLKAIPWQIPGFKIKDYEEKLSRVHDQIQQDGYLDIQQHRFMLIAIAK
- a CDS encoding zinc-binding dehydrogenase; the protein is MRAYVHQGTELAVKDINEPTVGDHDVKVMLKVAGLNHRDLNIPKRRGDQPEPLVLGSDGAGVVTDVGKNVTSVTVGDEVLINPGVGWKEKSDAPPVGFEIVGMPDHGTFAEYYVCKEDGVLPKPGHLTWEEAGVLSLAGLTGYRALFTKAQLKEGDTVFIPGAGSGVVTLMIQFAKAIGAKVIVTSRSKVKLEKARNLGADITLDTNGNWNEELKGQTIDVVVESVGKATFNRSLDVLKKGGRIVTFGATTEDEVTINIRNFFYGQYQLFGTTMGSHKELSEMLAFTETHQIHPVVSQVFTLDETDKAFAYLSDASQFGKIGLRIS
- the spoVAE gene encoding stage V sporulation protein AE; the protein is MTFLWAFIVGGLFCVIGQIMFDVFKLTPGHTLCTLVVFGGLMDAFGWYEPLIDFAGAGATVPITSFGNSLVHGAMEAAEQHGIIGVLTGMFQITSAGITSAIVFGMIGAILFKPKG
- the spoVAD gene encoding stage V sporulation protein AD — its product is MLTGQSTWTFDNKPVIISTGAVGGPFEANGNIKDDFDYLYDDLWMNQDSFEKAHKVLLEKASQTALDKAGVSKEDVQFFLGGDLINQITPTSFAARTLGIPYFGLFGACSTSMEGLALSALMINSQAANYVLTGASSHNAAVEKQFRYPTEYGAQKPPTSQWTVTGGGAALLSQKGDGPKVTSATIGKVVDQGLTDPMNMGGAMAPAAVDTIETHLADRGIDASYYDLIITGDLAHIGRDIALGLFEKNGTNIDPNSFVDCGLTIYKEEQSVQAGGSGAACSAVATYGHFVNRLKDGDLKKILVVATGALLSPMSAQQKESIPCIAHAVSIEH
- the spoVAC gene encoding stage V sporulation protein AC, which encodes MSNKKKQKTSLNQQQYQSFAKQKEIPRPVVQNCMKAFLVGGTICFIGQLISTFYIHFFKFTEQNVGNPTVATIIFITMLLTGFGVYDRIAQFAGAGSAVPVSGFGNSVISAAIEHRTEGFVLGVGGNMFKLAGSVILVGVFSAFIIALVKTLLIQWGVI
- a CDS encoding YhcN/YlaJ family sporulation lipoprotein, with translation MKHLLAIALLSLTLVGCNQQEDNRIQSQGTNIDFTKVTNKDAPVSQSIATQAKKTILENEEVTAVRGINTSEKVLLAFKVKQFDSFRETKLEDELKNKLEKAFPEKKIFVSSDEKIFIELDQLEKEIQNKDMNEDELKKDFKTIQDLLNDEA
- the nfsA gene encoding oxygen-insensitive NADPH nitroreductase; its protein translation is MNETIQTILGHRSIRKFKDRPLSEEEISVIVEAASRASTSSFMMAYSIIGVDDLDIKTQLAQVSGQPYVEQNGHLFVFCADLNKVSHLSSPEEKQLIEENLENTEHFLVSTIDAALAAQNACLAAEAIGLGAVFIGSLRNNIEKVDRLLELPKHVIPLFGLAVGEPNHDPQLKPRFPMEAYYFKNKYTDASSLTNVIEQFDDEVKDYYKNRPANKRLDEWSNQMIRKLSSPIRTDVTPFVQSKGFNKR
- a CDS encoding YrhK family protein; its protein translation is MNQKQKKEQESIINIGNFDIFFKKPYQVLYNLNDFLISIWFLIGSIMFLFEEWKHVGIWLFIIGSGQLAIRPTIRIIHQIHLKRHIEKQKRRRPGLRITD
- a CDS encoding YwpF-like family protein — encoded protein: MKTFKLISFDILEESNKQVVTKNIPLLDGLIINREDENNQWILEAYLDRSYYEYFDELMDLEDKKLMVQVKITKESNQPATFLVSIIGLNYIDNYMNVLLMGTIVDRKQGDMERKLKQLIEEGYEGTALLEKFKELAHD